From a region of the Thermus caldilimi genome:
- a CDS encoding DHH family phosphoesterase codes for MDGNAPDPRYWEKMRLVAEVLKAVEGPIYIATHVDPDGDAIGSSLGLYRALRALGKDARWVAEPPRFLRFLPKEEEYSDPVERLPVGATLVALDSAEPSRVVGVPVEGFVINIDHHGTNPRFGHIAVVDPSKAATAQMVKDLIDLLGVAWTAEIATPVLTGILTDTGNFRFANTSPEVLKVAAELVGYGVKLAELTDRLQFRPPSYFRLMGQVLSTVAFHFGGLLVTAHLPEDAKREEEDSDDFVGLIRYVEGSVVSVFLRKREEGVKVSIRSRGGVSAQNIAVRLGGGGHVPAAGATLKDVDLDRAYERVLEAVAEELRRAGYL; via the coding sequence ATGGACGGGAACGCTCCCGACCCTAGGTATTGGGAGAAGATGCGCCTAGTGGCCGAGGTCTTGAAGGCGGTGGAGGGCCCCATCTACATCGCCACCCACGTGGACCCCGATGGAGACGCCATCGGAAGCTCCCTAGGCCTGTACCGGGCCCTAAGGGCCCTGGGCAAGGACGCCCGCTGGGTGGCCGAGCCCCCCCGCTTCTTGCGCTTTTTGCCCAAGGAGGAGGAGTACTCGGACCCCGTGGAGCGGCTTCCCGTGGGGGCCACCCTGGTGGCCTTGGACAGCGCCGAGCCTTCGCGGGTGGTGGGGGTGCCGGTGGAGGGCTTTGTCATCAACATCGACCACCACGGCACCAACCCCCGTTTCGGCCACATCGCCGTGGTGGATCCCTCCAAGGCGGCCACCGCCCAGATGGTGAAGGATCTCATTGATCTCCTGGGGGTGGCGTGGACGGCGGAGATCGCTACCCCGGTGCTCACCGGCATCCTCACCGACACCGGCAACTTCCGCTTCGCCAACACCAGCCCCGAGGTGCTTAAGGTTGCGGCAGAGCTGGTGGGCTACGGGGTGAAGCTGGCCGAGCTTACGGATAGGCTTCAGTTCCGTCCCCCCTCCTACTTCCGCCTCATGGGCCAGGTGCTTTCCACCGTGGCCTTCCACTTTGGGGGGCTTCTCGTCACCGCCCACCTTCCCGAGGATGCCAAGCGGGAAGAGGAGGACTCCGACGACTTCGTGGGCCTCATCCGCTACGTGGAGGGGAGCGTGGTTTCCGTTTTCCTGCGCAAGCGGGAGGAGGGGGTAAAGGTGTCCATCCGCTCCCGGGGCGGGGTTTCCGCCCAGAATATCGCCGTGAGGCTTGGGGGTGGGGGGCACGTGCCCGCCGCCGGGGCTACCCTCAAGGACGTGGACCTGGACCGGGCCTACGAGCGGGTCCTCGAGGCGGTGGCGGAAGAGCTTCGGCGGGCAGGGTACCTTTAG
- a CDS encoding PIN domain-containing protein, with protein sequence MSRNLTLRLPPELVRRALNAQGVWSEDLHPGAYGGLEVRNPFAW encoded by the coding sequence ATGAGCCGGAACCTAACCTTAAGGCTTCCCCCAGAGCTGGTGCGCCGGGCCCTAAATGCCCAAGGGGTATGGAGCGAGGACCTACACCCTGGGGCCTATGGAGGGCTAGAGGTGAGAAACCCCTTTGCGTGGTAG
- a CDS encoding 2,3-bisphosphoglycerate-independent phosphoglycerate mutase, with protein MDLFAVFKELQQKSGTKILLVVLDGVGGLPLEPGGATELEAARTPNLDRLAEESALGLLTPVYPGLTPGSGPGHLALFGYDPFRYLVGRGALSALGLGVDFRDGDVALRGNFATLGPDGQVLDRRAGRPSTEENQRVVAKLQEAIPRIEDVTVYFYTESEHRFLVVLRGEGLGDGITDTDPQKTGLPPLEAQALDEASRKTARVVNLLSARIREVLRNESKINGALFRGASRRPSFPSMAEVYGVKAAAIASYPMYKGLASLVGMEVLPVEGEGDAHEGKLKALRENWERYDFFYLHFKKTDAKGEDGDFLGKVAEIERFDALLPEILALKPDVLAITGDHSTPALLRAHSWHPVPVLLKAPYLRRDAAQHFTEGEAAKGSLGHLKGMELMPLLLAHAGKLLKYGA; from the coding sequence ATGGATCTCTTTGCCGTCTTCAAAGAGCTTCAGCAAAAAAGCGGTACCAAGATCCTCTTGGTAGTCCTAGACGGCGTAGGGGGGCTTCCCCTCGAGCCTGGGGGGGCCACGGAGCTGGAAGCTGCCAGAACCCCGAACCTAGACCGCTTGGCGGAGGAAAGCGCCTTAGGCCTTCTCACCCCCGTTTACCCCGGCCTTACCCCGGGCTCTGGCCCCGGGCACCTGGCCCTTTTCGGCTATGACCCCTTCCGCTACCTGGTGGGGCGGGGGGCTTTGAGCGCCCTAGGCCTCGGCGTGGACTTCCGGGATGGGGATGTGGCCTTAAGGGGAAACTTCGCCACCTTAGGCCCAGATGGACAGGTTCTGGACCGCCGGGCAGGCCGCCCCAGCACCGAGGAGAACCAACGGGTGGTGGCCAAGCTCCAGGAGGCTATCCCCCGCATTGAGGATGTAACGGTCTACTTCTACACGGAAAGCGAACACCGCTTCCTGGTGGTCCTCCGGGGGGAGGGCCTGGGGGATGGCATCACGGACACCGACCCTCAGAAAACCGGCCTTCCTCCCCTCGAGGCTCAGGCCCTGGACGAAGCCTCCAGAAAAACCGCCCGGGTGGTGAATCTCCTTTCGGCACGTATCCGGGAGGTGCTCAGGAATGAGTCCAAAATCAACGGGGCGCTTTTCCGAGGCGCCTCAAGAAGGCCTTCCTTTCCCAGCATGGCGGAGGTCTACGGGGTAAAGGCGGCCGCCATCGCTAGCTACCCCATGTACAAGGGTCTGGCTAGCCTGGTGGGCATGGAAGTCCTGCCCGTGGAAGGGGAAGGGGACGCCCACGAGGGAAAGCTTAAAGCCTTAAGGGAAAACTGGGAACGGTACGACTTCTTCTACCTCCACTTCAAGAAAACCGACGCCAAGGGGGAGGACGGGGACTTCCTTGGTAAGGTGGCGGAAATCGAGCGCTTTGACGCCCTTCTTCCGGAAATCCTTGCCCTAAAGCCGGATGTCCTGGCCATCACCGGGGACCACTCCACCCCTGCCCTTCTAAGGGCCCACTCGTGGCACCCTGTGCCCGTGCTCCTCAAGGCCCCTTACCTGCGAAGGGATGCTGCCCAGCATTTCACGGAAGGCGAGGCTGCCAAGGGAAGCCTGGGCCACCTGAAGGGGATGGAGCTCATGCCCCTCCTCCTCGCCCATGCGGGAAAACTTCTCAAGTACGGGGCTTAG
- the cmk gene encoding (d)CMP kinase: MRGIVTIDGPSASGKSSVAKKVAEALGVPYLSSGLLYRAAAYLARRVGVDPGDEPGILALLETYRVRLLPEVQGNRVVAEGASTLEDLTPYLHTPEVDRVVSQVARHPGVRAWVNERLREAPPPFVAEGRDMGTAVFPEAPHKFYLTATPEVRARRRTLERPQDYQEVLKELIRRDELDRVQSAPAPEAIVIDTSGMTLEQVVARVLSHIQD; the protein is encoded by the coding sequence ATGCGGGGCATCGTGACCATTGACGGGCCTTCCGCCTCGGGAAAAAGCTCCGTGGCCAAGAAGGTGGCGGAGGCCTTGGGGGTGCCCTACCTGAGTAGCGGCCTCCTCTACCGCGCCGCCGCCTACCTGGCCCGGAGGGTGGGGGTGGACCCTGGGGATGAGCCGGGTATCCTGGCTCTCTTGGAAACTTACCGGGTGCGTTTGCTCCCCGAGGTTCAAGGCAACCGGGTGGTGGCTGAGGGAGCTTCCACCTTGGAGGACCTGACCCCCTACCTCCATACCCCGGAGGTGGATCGTGTGGTTTCCCAGGTGGCCCGCCATCCTGGGGTGCGGGCCTGGGTGAACGAGAGGCTTAGAGAAGCGCCTCCTCCCTTCGTGGCCGAGGGGCGGGATATGGGGACGGCGGTCTTCCCCGAGGCGCCCCACAAGTTCTACCTCACGGCCACGCCGGAGGTGCGGGCCAGGCGGCGCACCCTGGAGCGGCCACAGGATTACCAGGAGGTGCTGAAGGAACTGATAAGGCGGGATGAACTGGACCGGGTCCAAAGCGCCCCTGCTCCCGAGGCCATCGTGATCGATACCAGCGGGATGACCCTCGAGCAGGTGGTGGCCCGGGTGCTCTCCCACATCCAGGACTGA
- the tmpR gene encoding bifunctional dihydropteridine reductase/dihydrofolate reductase TmpR, with protein MRVALVTGSAKGIGRAILLALAKEGFHVVVHYRTSEGLAEATRLEAEALGVKALKVRADLTREEEVLTLVEEVRYHLGGIGILVNNVGDYLYKPIEEVSLEEWRWILDSNLTSTFLLTQKILPLMVAQGYGRIVNLGYAGAGNLLARPHITPYAIAKTGVILYTKAIAKRFAQVGITANVVAPGVAENSVSQPLQEIPMARLALLEEIARAVLFFVREPYVTGQVLEVAGGWNL; from the coding sequence ATGAGGGTCGCTTTGGTCACGGGAAGCGCCAAGGGCATTGGCCGGGCTATCCTCCTGGCCTTGGCCAAGGAGGGTTTCCACGTGGTGGTGCACTACCGCACATCGGAGGGCCTAGCGGAGGCCACCCGCCTCGAGGCGGAGGCCCTGGGAGTTAAGGCCCTCAAGGTGCGGGCCGACCTCACCCGGGAGGAGGAGGTCTTGACCCTGGTGGAGGAGGTGCGCTACCACCTGGGAGGGATCGGCATTTTGGTGAACAACGTGGGGGATTACCTCTATAAGCCCATAGAGGAGGTTTCCCTGGAGGAGTGGCGGTGGATCCTGGACTCCAACCTTACCAGCACCTTCCTCCTCACCCAGAAGATCCTTCCCCTCATGGTGGCCCAGGGGTATGGGCGCATCGTGAACCTGGGCTACGCCGGGGCAGGGAACCTTCTGGCCCGGCCCCACATCACCCCCTACGCCATCGCCAAGACCGGGGTGATCCTCTACACCAAGGCCATCGCCAAGCGCTTTGCCCAGGTGGGGATCACCGCCAACGTGGTGGCCCCGGGCGTGGCGGAAAACTCCGTGTCCCAACCTCTTCAGGAAATCCCCATGGCCCGTCTGGCCCTGCTCGAGGAGATCGCCCGGGCGGTGCTCTTTTTTGTGCGGGAGCCCTACGTGACCGGCCAGGTCCTCGAGGTGGCGGGGGGGTGGAACCTCTAG
- a CDS encoding NUDIX domain-containing protein — translation MENPPRHPVPTVGALVEQGGRVLLVRTPKWRGLWGVPGGKVEWGESLEEALRREFREEVGLDLREVRFALVQEAIFSPEFYKPTHMLLFNYFARGEGEVRPGEEILEWVWVRPEEGFSFPLNSFTRVLLETYLVVKGEG, via the coding sequence ATGGAGAATCCTCCGCGCCATCCCGTTCCCACGGTAGGGGCCCTGGTGGAACAAGGGGGCCGGGTGCTTCTGGTGCGCACCCCGAAGTGGCGGGGGCTATGGGGGGTGCCCGGGGGAAAGGTGGAGTGGGGGGAAAGCCTCGAGGAGGCCTTGAGGCGGGAGTTTCGGGAGGAGGTGGGCCTTGACCTTAGGGAGGTGCGCTTTGCCCTGGTGCAGGAGGCCATCTTCAGCCCGGAGTTTTACAAGCCCACCCACATGCTCCTCTTCAACTACTTTGCCCGAGGGGAAGGGGAGGTGCGGCCGGGCGAGGAGATTTTGGAATGGGTGTGGGTAAGACCGGAAGAGGGCTTTTCCTTTCCGCTAAATAGCTTCACCCGGGTTTTGCTGGAAACCTACCTGGTGGTAAAGGGGGAGGGATGA
- a CDS encoding S8 family serine peptidase, translating into MRKVGYAFLASLALGLFACQQQAPSGTTSLSVQSASPQGRYLVVFRSETLPPNAQALAQSAGARVVKTLEPIGALTVVADRAAVSRLARNPQVLAVGPERYYSLPKTERILYQEETYGAPSAADNLYKYQWDIRRIGAPKAWERVPLEVQGRATVAVLDTGVMDNHPDLVGQIVDFQATNYCYETAGPNNTPSYPKYTLWIDFDNLDLSNLCTPAPSVLYEAHGTHVSGTVAAAFGGGRVVGVAPGLRLAAYKVFDRIHFTEGGEEYDDVGAFDGPIFEAIIDAAKKGYDVINMSLGGTLDTRNKDDVAAMVAWDRVMKYANRMGTLIVASAGNSAQNANGYVVHIPSDLPTVISVSATGTATPLWQYPYPTNETLNALPGQDVLAFYSNYGAAVDLSAPGGDCGLDENGQSWCFRPSNQRPPGWRYHLILSTIIINENLPAYAWYAGTSMASPHVAAVAGLVKALHKDWTPGEVRAHLKATAEDIGSRQLFGQGLVDADQATR; encoded by the coding sequence ATGCGCAAAGTTGGGTATGCGTTTTTAGCCAGTTTGGCCCTAGGACTATTCGCCTGCCAGCAGCAAGCCCCAAGCGGAACCACCAGCCTTTCCGTGCAAAGCGCCTCGCCTCAGGGGCGCTACCTGGTGGTCTTTAGGTCGGAAACCCTTCCCCCCAACGCCCAGGCCTTGGCCCAAAGCGCCGGGGCCCGGGTGGTCAAGACCCTGGAGCCCATCGGTGCCCTCACGGTGGTGGCGGACCGGGCGGCTGTAAGCCGCCTGGCCCGGAACCCCCAGGTGCTGGCGGTGGGCCCCGAACGGTACTACTCCCTGCCCAAGACGGAGCGCATCCTCTATCAGGAGGAAACCTATGGCGCGCCCTCGGCAGCCGACAACCTCTACAAGTACCAGTGGGACATCCGGCGGATCGGCGCCCCGAAGGCTTGGGAGAGGGTACCCCTCGAGGTCCAAGGCCGGGCCACGGTGGCGGTGCTGGACACCGGGGTCATGGACAACCACCCCGACCTGGTAGGCCAGATCGTGGATTTCCAGGCCACCAACTACTGCTACGAAACCGCAGGCCCCAACAACACCCCCAGCTACCCCAAGTACACCCTCTGGATCGACTTTGATAACCTTGATCTAAGTAACTTGTGCACCCCTGCCCCTAGCGTCCTCTATGAAGCCCACGGCACCCATGTGTCCGGCACCGTGGCCGCCGCCTTTGGAGGCGGCCGGGTGGTGGGGGTGGCCCCCGGGCTCAGGCTTGCCGCCTACAAGGTCTTTGACCGCATCCACTTCACCGAAGGCGGCGAGGAGTACGACGACGTGGGCGCCTTTGACGGCCCCATCTTTGAGGCCATCATCGACGCCGCCAAAAAGGGTTACGACGTTATCAACATGAGCCTGGGCGGCACCCTGGACACCCGCAACAAGGACGACGTGGCCGCCATGGTGGCCTGGGACCGGGTGATGAAGTACGCCAACCGCATGGGCACCCTGATCGTGGCCTCGGCGGGTAACAGCGCCCAGAATGCCAATGGCTATGTCGTTCACATTCCCTCTGACCTGCCCACGGTGATCTCCGTTTCCGCCACGGGCACCGCCACACCCCTTTGGCAGTACCCCTACCCCACCAACGAAACCCTGAATGCCCTGCCGGGTCAGGACGTCCTAGCCTTCTACTCCAACTACGGGGCAGCCGTGGACCTTTCCGCCCCTGGGGGGGACTGTGGCCTAGACGAGAATGGCCAAAGCTGGTGCTTCCGGCCTTCCAACCAGCGCCCCCCTGGCTGGCGCTACCACCTGATCCTTTCCACCATCATCATCAACGAAAACCTCCCTGCCTACGCCTGGTACGCGGGCACCTCCATGGCCAGCCCCCATGTGGCCGCCGTGGCGGGGTTGGTGAAGGCCCTTCACAAGGACTGGACCCCGGGTGAGGTGCGGGCCCATTTGAAGGCCACCGCCGAGGACATCGGTAGCCGGCAGCTCTTCGGCCAGGGTCTGGTGGACGCGGACCAGGCCACCCGCTAA
- a CDS encoding CDP-alcohol phosphatidyltransferase family protein, protein MVPGAKERPVQEFLNVLVFRPLAHLVVLLLYRTPVRPHHLVLFHTLLVLLTARLIHLAQDVPAAVLLQLKTVLDNADGQLARLRGEVTELGRYLDTELDLLGNLFLFLALGARTGAWELAFAAFWVFTLVQSYDFNLERLYREARGLPLPIEKRDPPTPLLVFLRGVYRFLFLPQDWGIRALEGFVLRRFRLVPARFWDEWALAGVVNLGLTTQLFFLGVFLLWQRPEAYLTFVLLQALYLVLWYLWRILRAIPFPR, encoded by the coding sequence ATGGTGCCGGGAGCCAAGGAAAGGCCGGTACAGGAGTTCCTTAACGTCCTGGTCTTCCGCCCCTTGGCCCACCTGGTGGTCCTCCTGCTGTACCGCACTCCCGTTAGGCCTCACCACCTGGTCCTCTTCCACACGCTCTTGGTCCTGCTCACCGCCAGGTTGATCCATCTGGCTCAGGATGTACCCGCGGCCGTTCTTCTCCAACTAAAAACCGTTTTGGACAACGCCGATGGCCAGCTGGCGCGCCTCAGGGGGGAGGTCACGGAGCTCGGGCGGTACCTGGACACGGAGCTGGACCTTTTGGGGAACCTCTTCCTCTTCCTGGCCCTGGGGGCGCGCACCGGAGCCTGGGAGCTGGCCTTTGCAGCCTTTTGGGTTTTCACCCTGGTCCAGTCCTATGACTTCAACCTGGAGAGGCTTTACCGGGAGGCCCGGGGTCTTCCCCTGCCCATTGAGAAACGGGATCCCCCCACCCCGCTTCTCGTCTTCCTACGGGGGGTGTACCGCTTCCTCTTCCTCCCCCAGGACTGGGGCATTAGGGCCTTGGAGGGCTTTGTGCTCCGGCGTTTTCGCCTTGTTCCCGCGCGCTTTTGGGACGAATGGGCTTTGGCGGGAGTGGTGAACCTGGGCCTCACCACCCAGCTTTTCTTCCTGGGGGTCTTTTTGCTTTGGCAAAGGCCTGAGGCCTACCTCACCTTCGTGCTCCTTCAGGCCCTGTATCTTGTCCTTTGGTATCTATGGAGAATCCTCCGCGCCATCCCGTTCCCACGGTAG
- the proS gene encoding proline--tRNA ligase: MAKEKGLIPQSQDFSEWYLEVIQKAELADYGPVRGTIVVRPYGYALWENIQKTLDGMFKETGHQNAYFPLFIPMGFLKKEAEHVEGFSPELAVVTHAGGEELEEPLAVRPTSETVIGYMWSKWIKSYRDLPQLLNQWGNVVRWELRTRPFLRTSEFLWQEGHTAHATQEEAEEEVRRMLGIYAKLAREYAAIPVVEGMKTEKEKFAGAVYTTTIEALMRDGKALQSGTSHYLGENFARAFDIKFQDKDLQVKYVHTTSWGLSWRFIGAIIMTHGDDQGLILPPRLAPIQVVIVPIYREESREKVLEAAFDLKRRLLQAGLRVHLDDRDQHTPGYKFHEWELKGVPFRIELGPKDLEAGEAVLASRLGGKERLALEALPTALSEKLDAFHQALYQRALDFREAHTRKVDTYEEFKEAVQEGFALAFHCGDRACEKAIQEETTATTRCVPFEGEAEEGVCVRCGRKSAYGKRVFFAKAY; encoded by the coding sequence ATGGCGAAGGAGAAGGGCCTAATCCCGCAAAGCCAGGATTTCAGTGAATGGTACCTCGAGGTCATCCAGAAGGCGGAGCTCGCCGACTACGGGCCGGTGCGGGGTACCATCGTGGTGCGGCCCTATGGCTACGCCCTCTGGGAGAACATCCAAAAGACCCTGGACGGCATGTTCAAGGAAACCGGCCACCAAAACGCCTACTTCCCCCTCTTCATCCCCATGGGCTTCCTAAAGAAGGAGGCCGAGCACGTGGAGGGCTTTTCTCCCGAGCTGGCCGTGGTTACCCACGCCGGGGGCGAGGAGCTGGAGGAGCCTTTGGCGGTGCGCCCCACCTCAGAAACGGTGATCGGGTACATGTGGTCCAAGTGGATCAAAAGCTATAGGGACCTGCCCCAGCTTTTGAACCAGTGGGGCAACGTGGTGCGCTGGGAGCTTCGCACCCGGCCCTTCCTGCGCACCAGCGAGTTCTTGTGGCAGGAGGGGCACACCGCCCACGCCACCCAGGAGGAGGCGGAGGAGGAGGTGCGCAGGATGCTTGGCATATACGCCAAGCTGGCCCGGGAGTACGCGGCCATTCCCGTGGTGGAGGGCATGAAGACGGAGAAGGAGAAGTTCGCCGGGGCCGTCTACACCACCACCATCGAGGCCTTGATGCGGGATGGCAAGGCCCTGCAGTCGGGCACCAGCCACTACCTGGGGGAGAACTTCGCCCGGGCCTTTGACATCAAGTTCCAGGACAAGGACCTCCAGGTGAAGTACGTGCACACCACCAGTTGGGGCCTCTCCTGGCGGTTCATCGGGGCCATCATCATGACCCATGGGGACGACCAGGGCCTCATCCTCCCTCCCCGCTTGGCCCCCATCCAGGTGGTGATCGTGCCCATCTACCGGGAGGAAAGCCGGGAGAAGGTCCTGGAGGCGGCCTTTGACCTGAAGCGGCGCCTTCTGCAGGCGGGGCTTCGCGTGCACCTGGACGACCGGGACCAGCACACCCCCGGGTACAAGTTCCACGAGTGGGAGCTTAAGGGGGTGCCCTTCCGCATCGAGCTTGGACCCAAAGACCTCGAGGCGGGCGAGGCCGTGCTGGCCAGCCGCCTAGGGGGGAAGGAGCGCCTGGCTCTAGAAGCCCTCCCCACCGCGCTGTCCGAGAAGCTGGATGCCTTTCACCAGGCCCTTTACCAACGGGCCCTGGATTTCCGGGAGGCCCACACCCGTAAGGTGGACACCTACGAGGAGTTCAAGGAGGCGGTGCAGGAGGGTTTTGCCCTGGCCTTCCATTGCGGGGACCGGGCCTGCGAGAAGGCCATCCAGGAGGAAACCACTGCCACCACCCGTTGCGTGCCCTTTGAGGGGGAGGCGGAAGAAGGGGTGTGCGTGCGCTGTGGGCGGAAGAGCGCCTACGGCAAGCGGGTGTTCTTCGCCAAGGCCTATTAG